The Branchiostoma floridae strain S238N-H82 chromosome 7, Bfl_VNyyK, whole genome shotgun sequence region gggcgatccgacgcGCGGTCGGGCTGacaccttgggtgatacggaatacaccgtgttgtattctatatatatcgttcttgaaaacaacagatatatgtcaccctgcggataaaggcgaactagcgttagataTTTCCTTCCAATTCTAAACTGAAACCGAATCATAAGGGAAAGAAAATGGCAAAAGGCTTGAACGATTCAAACGATGAATGGTCATGTTGTCGAAAGAAGTGCAAAGAAAAgattcacaaaacatgtttccaCATAAAATGTAGTCAGGTGATACTTTTCCCGATAACAGTAAAGGGAATGAAGTTATTACAGGTGTTATATTGATATTGCCAATTTCATTGATTATTGGTGACGATATGCTTTGTACAAAAATTAGCTCATTGATCAAGTGGGCTTCTCATCGGAGAGTAGCCGAATGTCTTCGGAAGAAGCCGACGGCTCGCCGACTTCACCCGACGCCCCACGATCGTCTCCGAACGGTTCCGAAGATGTGTCGCTGTCTTCCGACGGCTTCTCGTACTTCTTCGGCCCCGTCACTCTCCGCGGGAAGTCGTGCAGGGACTTGCTCTGAGTAAAgtcaaaataaagaattgaaaatgaaagttaaTATTATCATTTTAATAATCTGACCTGATCATGACTTTAATCTGACatgctttaagagactcttgaattcaatgaccaaaacgaacggacacggactatgaaggCTAAGGTTTCGCTCTactgtatgtttcatgtatatgtaatgatatatgttgatagatttattaagACTCGATGTAATCAGTACCTCTTTTATATCTCATCTGAGCCTAACCTCCCTCgggacctcaatgaaaagcggcctgcaggccgatttgagcttatcatgaataaataaagttcaaacatatgattgaaaaaaatgccaattcgtctgaatttaggaagaaaTCCTGTcggaaaggaaaaaagaaaatgttttgtaaaaaCTCTAGGGCTCGCCCGGGaattgaacccgggacctctcgcaCCCTAAGCGAGAATCATACCACTAGACCAGCGAGCCGGATATACTAACCAGACGATTCTTCAGGTTAGAAATCTGATTGGACACACTTGACCGCCAGAGCTGAAAAAGTAATGGAAAGTTTCGGTTACCACGATAAAACTTTTCGTCTAGCACAAAAAGGACACGTTTTCTTGGGAACTACAGCGGGCTCTCCCTTCTGAACTGACGGGGTCATAACGCCATGGTCACCGTCGGGGTCTAAATCTAACTCCCGGTCCTACAGATGCACCTCCACGGACTGTCTCCCCGGCACCGCACGCGCTTACCTCCGCCCAAAGCTAGTCAAACCCTAGTCTCCAAGCCCACAGTGCCTCAGAgaaagtatcaaagctggccaaggagtatagccggccaaagggagtcaaaagGACACCGAAGGGTCTGCCTGAAGACTAGTCAAACCATACTCTTTATAGTCCTACAGACGTGCGGCGTGCGGCACAACTGCATATTGTTCCTGGTTTCAATTTCTATCatgctgccgatcttgtgctcactttcttcacccaggtgtaacaaaatgtgtacctgactttgtttggggaggtaaaaggcggtgaaaGGGGAGGGTTAGGCTCCACCATCCAATACGTGAACCAAGACACGGCCTTTAGAAAGGCCATgggactacatgtacctttaacTTTTTTACCCTACATACGTACCTCCACGAGCTCTCTCCCCGGTGCCGTACGCGCTCACCGCAGCCCGAGTCTCATCCTCACTCCCGGTGCCCTACACGTACCTCCACGGGCTCTCTCCTCGGTGCCGTACGCGCTCACCGCCGCCCAAGTCTCACCCTAACTTCCGGTACCCAATACGTACCTCCACGGGCTCTCTCCTCGGTGCCGTACGCGCTCACCGCCGCCCAAGTCTCACCCTAACTTCCGGTACCCAATACCTACAGTCCACGGGCTCTCTCCTCCGTGCCGTACGCGCTCACCGCCGCCCAAGTCTAACCCTAACCCCCGGTACCCTACACGTACCTCCACGGGCTCCCTCCTCTCCATGTGCCACTGCTCCACCAGGGACCACTGCTCGGGCAGCACCGTGGGCTCCATCTCGGCGCCGTACGCGCTCACCGCCGCCCGagtctaaccctaaccctcgGTACCCTACACGTACCTCCACGGGCTCCCTCCTCTCCATGTGCCACTGCTCCACCAGGGACCACTGCTCGGGCAGCACCGTGGGCTCCATCTCGGCGCCGTACGCGCTCACCGCCGCCCGagtctaaccctaaccctcgGTACCCTACACGTACCTCCACGGGCTCCCTCCTCTCCATGTGCCACTGCTCCACCAGGGACCACTGCTCGGGCAGCACCGTGGGCTCCATCTCGGCGCCGTACGCGCCCACCGCCGCCCGAGTCTCACCCTAACCCCCGGTACCCTACACGTACCTCCACGGGCTCCCGCCTCTCCATGTGCCACTGCTCGACCAGGGACCACTGCTCCGGCAGCACCGTGGGCTCCATCTCGGCGCCGTACGCGCTCACCGCCGCAGACAGACGCGCGTTCGTCTCGGAGCCCGCCTCCACGTTTGCCGACCGCGTGCTGGCGTCTCTGCTCGCCATACTGTCACTCAGCGACAAAACCACGATTTTCTAACCCATTTTATGACGTAACAATTAAAAACTGATATATCCCGAAGCCCTGTTTGTTCTTTATGACATTAATCTCAAAGTATTGATAGGTTTATTGCGTCATAAACAAACGATTCAGCAAAGACATCCGACGGGCGGTTGTTTCCCAGGTAACAATTGCCAGCCGAAcgaatacatgaataaataaagaaaggGATCTATACAATGATCTGATTTTACTAAATAAAGAAAGTTTAATGATGCCCAGCGACCCTTTAACAGTGATTACTCTTTCTTTCGCCATAGAAATCAAACGTTTGTAGATATTGTGTGGCATCACGTTGTGTGACGTCGTTCTggaacatgtatgtatgtagcagGACTGAGTAGTGAAGGCTTTTACGCTTAGGTCACTTTCCCAAAACCAATGCCCGGCCGGGATGCGTatagaaacgaaaaattaaaaagcgtacctagaaatatacacaagctATGCCCATggatcttatgttgacatttgctgtattttgacgtcttttatgtcattcctttccctcccgaaagctgcaCGACCGGGCCCTGGTCgggaaatgtgacttaagaGGCAGTGTTCGTCGCTCTGTGAATCTTCGTTCGCGAAGCCAAGCCGAGGGAGTAGAGTCATCTGTCGACTCATAGCTTCCGTCGACTCGGATCTGATAGAATGGTCTCCATCTATAAATCCTAGTGTTCAAGTCAATCCTTTGATTCAAAGGTGAAAAGTTCTGACAGTCTCTCTTTTTAAGGGATGTCTTTGATTTGACAGTCTCCGATGAGGCTCTCTGCTGGTGAATGAGAGATCCCGACGGATTGCAGTCTCTCCCCTggtagatacatgaaatatcagTTCACATCTTGTAAGGGATGTTCCGTGCGTACCAAAGAGTTTCAGGCGTCAGGCtaaatgctgtttttttgtacaaatgtctCAGCAGTGTATTTCACACGCCTTTCAAATCAGTTCGACAATCTTTCTAAACGGGCGATGAAAACCtgatctaaatctaaatctcgAGAAAACAAACCAAGCGCTACTATATATGACCTTTATTAGCGGGGATGCGAATACTGACATAAATAAGACCCACTGCGTCTGAATACCGCCGCGTTGGACGGGTCTGTGATATATTGCAGAGTTTTCAGATACAATGATATGTGCATTAAGACCACGCGTTAGATGTTGATTATATGTGTGTTTAAACTTCTATGAAACGTGAAAGACATAATAAAGCTGACCGCAAGacataaaatacttttttgggAAGCAGATATAGACTTGGCGTCTTTCCTTCCGCTTAGGTTAAACAGAATATCTCCCCcgaacaaataaaaacaagcaGAACAAATCAAACTGAAAACCAAGAATCAATTTTGTGCATGAAGCTAAAACTTACTTCCCGCGAGTCACAGTAGTGAtaaagagagaagaaaaaagCGCGGTATGAAGCTCGCAACCTGGTGAAGTTTTGTGTTCGTTgttttttgggggaggggggctgtgttcagcaccaaggacaggactgtACTGTGCTGTACGATACAAACACTTAATTTAGTAGTCTTGCATTTGTGCAAGAACGGAAATGCTATTTCGTGCAAGCTACAATTTGATCGAACGAAATTTCGGAAAtctgtgttcagcaccaaggacagggatagtatTGTACAGTTGCATTCAACCCCCGCTTTATCAATATCGTGCTTTCGTTGAGCACCAAAGACAAGACCGAACTGTGCTGTACTGTGCAGGAATCAGTATTCATacatttgtgtaaaaaaataagTAATTACTTCCTGCACGCTACAGCCGAGATTGAGCTAGAAGGAAGTCGATGAACCACTGCTTTCCGTGAAAgccgtgttcagcaccaaggacaggccgtCCCTACCCCCTGTGGAGATGACGTCAGCGTTATTGCGCTCTTCCGGAAACCTTTAGAATTTCTGTGGAACGTGAGATTCTTCCCGCGGTGTTCTATTCATGCCGCTCTAAATATAGCTTCGGTTTAACATCCCCACCTGCTGGGCTTTTCAGTATGTGCGAGGAACAACATACGTTTTCCGGAAcgagttaaactgtaatttccgacacaaaaaattggacttacccaaattttcgactgaacagttCCAGTGTTTGTAAAAGAATGAACGGTTGGAAATTTTGGTACGTCCAATTTTACAGATGAACTCGTTCCAGAAGGACTCCTACCGACACAGATAAGCTTTGGAGCTAAACTTTCGTACGTTCTGCACTTGACGTTAATGAGTGATATCCAGGTTGACGCTGGGTGAAAATTCGTAACGTTTTCAAGTTACAGCCACTCGCCCCACTGAATCCTTTGCTCCTAACTGGACCTTCGTATCAGTGATTGACTTGTATAAGCTAAAGGGACAACACAGTTGAGGTAGCAGAGTACCGTTTTCGGCCTGTTGGGattcctatagttaaggaccacaaggtgactgactcGGATAAAATCATAGTAGGCTGCATTTGAGAAACTTCAAAATCTCATTCGTGCCATCTGAAATACGACATACTATACTGCCACACAGTAGAGTGCATCCATCGCTTACATGTACGTCTACTTTAAGGTACTTACGAACGGTTGAAGTTTCCGGCCCCACTCTGCGGCCTTGTCTGGAGATGAATTAAATATAAAAATGAACGCATGCGCAATCAACATCTAACGTAAGCACCTCACGCCTGACTGCCTGTTGTTTCTGCCCTGCTCTGAAGTGTAAATTCGTGTGTTATGGCATGTCTGACATATTTTGATATATCTGAATATCTAGCTACAGATACTAGCTACGGCAGGTCTAACTGCTGTAACTACTGACAAAACAGAGACAATCATGAAGCAAGTTGGACAAAGTGCTTACAAAGGCTTTTAATAAGGACTTTTCATGACCCttactctgtacatgtatcttcataCTTGTACCTTAGTGTCCTataaaaacacacctgtcataTAGCTTTTGGCCGCACGTGATGAGCATGATATAGTCTAGTTGTAACGTGTAAACCATGGACAaatgtttttctatttttttttctatgccaGTTCTcagtacgaggggcattcaataagtaatgtccctgacccatttcccatagcaggagattaatgaaacttggcacagttattagtctttctcttcataggaaccacccagagttttgcatttctcccatcatttgatgtagctctggacaccgttcttgtaggacatccgaggttggtcctccgacagatgcctcatcaatggcagaagagggacgaccaggtctgggagctgtttccacagacttccgaccttgtttgaattcaggatgccagcgttttacaaggtcatatgatggggcatcatcaccataagtttttttcatttcatcaaaagtcccctttggtgtgcgtcctttcaaatacaaaaaccggatcactgcgcgacactcaacttgctccatttcacacctggtccatttcacacctgactcagttcaaacaccagtaaatcagtaaccgcaattagttcagagctgtttttgcaacataacccatagagatatgactcattacacatgaaaaatttcatctagatcagacaactggaagtgagtcaggggcattacttattgaatgcccctcgtagcaTGGGTATCATCCTCTGCAAGTAGCTACTGGCTACATCGTTTTGCTtgtcacctccatgaaatgtcatggaggttatattttaccctgcgtttgtgtgtgtgtgtgtgtgtgtgtgtaaacaagataactcaagaacggctgggttgattggtttcatacttggtgtgttggtagtgtgtaatgaaagctggaaatgattagatttggggcccacTAACGGGCCACAaattccggttttgctatcttctGTTCTGAataagctatggtcacaattttttggtgttagatagctcttgtgctcaggaattaGTGACATGCGTTTGGGATCCCTAGctgctagttttgggatagcaggggcattttaaTTTTTGCTTGCTATCTGTGGTTTGCAAGCAAAAAAGACAGAGTCAGTGGTTACTTAcagagaatggtacccaggctaagtacTCAGTGTTTCTGAAAACAACATAACGTTAGGCTACGGAGAGGATTGTCTGACCAATGTTTTCATGTGTGTGCAAACTTCTGATGATGTCATTTCTACAGCTATTATAAATGTATGGTGCTCATCAAAAACTGGGAGCTGTTTAAGGCAGCCGTTAGTGGTGCTGCCAATAAGCATGTCCCCAGGAAAAAAGTGAGGCCACAATCCAACAAACCTTGGATAACTCCCCAGATTCGCAAAGCTACGCGTAAGCggtctgaacttttttccaaggctaggagatccaactccaatgaagcctgggcaaagttcaagaggtgtaggaagggcgttaagcagagagttaggaaggcccatagggattatgtctccaattacctggagtctaacatcgaggataatcccaaggccttttggagctatgtcaaatccatcagacaagactctactggtgcgtccgccctaagacatcagggggtgctaacatctgaccccaaagaaaaggctgatgcactgggggcccagtttgagtcagtgtttaccagggaggataagaccaccgttcctacccttggccaacccaaagctccaactatcccctcccttaacatcacagtggagggggtagccaaacagctctcctgtcttaaccccagcaaggccacaggaccagacggattaccacctcgcctcctgaagaccgtagccgaacaaattgcgccaatattacaggtcatattctcccagtcaatatccacgggagatgttcctgaagattggagaacagctaacatcgctccaatcttcaaaaagggggacagaaccttgccatcaaactataggccggtgtctctgacatcggtctgtggtaaagtgctcgaacacatcgtgcacagccacatgatgaaacatctagacgctcatggcattctgtcccctgcgcaacacggcttcaggaagggtctgtcctgcgagagccagctggtgctaaccctccaagacctggccaagaacatggaccagaacaaacaggtcgatgccgcggtgcttgactttagcaaagcattcgatactgtgccacacgaacgtctgctgagcaagctcgagcactatggtatttctggcctccttcagtcttggcttagggccttccttacggagagaacccagagggttgtctttgacggtggaacatctaaagctgtcaaggtcacctctggagttccgcagggtactgtgttaggccctctgctattcctgctctacattaatgacctacccgattccgtagactcacatgttcgactgtttgctgacgattgcttgatttatcgaactatcagcaagccttctgacgcacaagggctgcagtctgacctcgatgcgctaacagaatggcaaaatcgttggctcatgtcgttcaacccctctaaatgtcacatcctccatatcacccgtaaaaagcaccccatcataactcagtactccctctgtggagaagcccttaccggtgttaagtcccacccctatcttggagtacaactgtccgacgatttgcggtgggacacccatatcaaccacgccactagcaaagctggtaaggtcctaggagtcattcggcgcaacttgacccattgtccatctagggtcaaggccacttgttacaaagcgctggtacggcctcacttggaatatagtgccatcgtctgggacccgtacaccaacaaagggatacaggcggtggaggccgtccagcgcagggcagcccgagtgaccctaaatgactaccggcagactagcagcgtgacacaaatgctttcagacctgcagtggcgccctctctccgaaaggaggaggaacgcccgcctcacctttttctataaagtagtcaacaataatattaacatagacgccagcaatattctgaagcctgcccaagggcgcacccggggtagtcacgacttcaaatatcaacacatatttgcacgcaccgatatctacaaacattcttttttcccacgcacaattcccgagtggaatgccctgcctggcacggttgtaagcgctcccaacgttgagcacttccgtgccaggcaggcggcctgcccgccctaacccgggagcctcagctccccccccctacttttgcccctcgcggggtcatttgggggtatcctatgcagatgcagatgcagatcgAACATTGTGCAAGGATGTACAGGGATGTGAAAAAGGCACCAACAAGTTTGTGCTCTGACGTTATGTCCAAAATGTGCAAAGGTAAGATACAGGGTAGAGATGCAAATCTGTCAGATTTGGGGATTCTGCCAGTAGAGATCCCGACCAGAGCCTGTAAAGTCAAACATGTTCCAGtaaaagacagacagaaacttTCAACTTCAATTCATGCCACTATAGACCAACGGATTGGTAAATGAGAGACTGCTCTAACACATTCCTAGCACCCTGATCACAATGTCTGTCAACAGACCCCAATTGAAATCTCTTATGCCAGATCCCAATCTATACATAACAATTGATTACATTGaagacagtactgtaaatgaagaaatgttcgaggtggattaatgtttgcggttttcgcggcggccgcttcaccgcaaattaaaaaccaccgcgaacatttttcaataacagtaagagactacagtgcatggtgctgccgcaaaattaaaaccatggcgaaaagtccattttcccgctactgcaaaattaaatccccacgaacttaaatgcatttacagtattcaattgTCTATAAAATGTTCAGTACAAGAGTGAAGTACCACACGTAACCATACCATGGCACAGTTTCCATTGCACCAGCTAACAAAATACTATCAATAACATGTATTCACATGCTATATCATCAGCTATCTTCTCTCCTATGTTTTTCTCTAAAATATAcagatttcaacatttcacaACAGTTACCCTTCATagtacaacttttaaaatgatttggCACTTCTTTTATTTAGTATAATGTTAGTGATTCTAGAAGGTTGTGTCATATATAAATTCTAACAGCTGACCCCTGATAAGTACAATTGTTGTAAGAAATGTAGCAAAGTCAGCAGAGTATCATCTTTAAGACATCTCCAAGACATTGAGTGTGACTAGGTgatatgtacatacattaaGATATGTTTTAGGAGCATAAAAATCTTTTGcagcataacgttatatctaaaaGGAGAAGGAAAAGctacaaatattttctaatatCAACACAATTCAGTTATAGGCAAAGTACTGTGTCtaggcaaaaataaaacaagtcatTGACAAAACTGTTGGTGTTGTAACTATCAAAATGGTAACTTTAATATCATATTACTTTCAAGCATAATTTTTTGGGTATGCTACAATTTCTTCCCAAACTCTTCACatctgacatgtacatgtgttggaCACAACAAAAGTTAACCAACAATCAAAAAATGGATATTACTATTCCTATATTCACACTATGATCAGTTACGGACAAAAGTCTCCCTTAATATTTCCCAGCCACAAATTGTGCTGaaatttttcaaaatagatACACACATGATCATTTTTCCAAGACAAGAGAATCTTCCTGCATAAACCTGCTCACATCCTTCACTCTGAtgtagttatatatatatgtatatatatatatatatatatatatatatatatatatatataagttctTCTTATCATCTTACTGTAAACTGGATACAAGTTTCTGTCTTTCAAAATTTTTAATATGGACATTTTCAGTTGGCACATGTTACAGGTCACACACAGTGTATAGGTATCAAATGGCCCTGTAAGTACAGTATATAATCTGTATATAATCTATAcatacaaaaattgtacaggTCAATACCCAAATCTAACACTCTTGTCAAGTAAGTCCATAATTCAGGCCAAGCTAATTTGATTCATTGCTTCTCAGATTTGAAAAATAAGGCTAAGCCAGAACATATAAACAGAGCCCAAGGCCAAGTTTAacccttggtgcactcagtttatAAAATACAATAAACCAAATTAGTTCAAGATTTTCCACCAGCTTTCTGTTTCCATCTTGTCTTCCTCACTAGTTTTTTTTGGTCAGATGTATaagattagaaaaaaataaaaacaattcgGCTTGGCCCAAGGACACTTATCAGTCATGCAGATAAAGGGTAGACAGGAAGCTGTCTTTTCTATAGTTGATGCTGCGCTCTCCAAAGCTACAACCCCTCTATCCCCCTGCTAACCCCCCCCAGGTCCACACACCTCCCCCACGCAACACATCCTACGCCCCCTCAcactccccccccccttcaGTCAAAGTCGTGCAGATAGGGTGTGGAGAAGAATCTGTCTATCCTGTCGTTGACGCTGCCCTCGCCTCCGTCCACACACCCTTTACCTCCGCTGGTCAGCTGTCGCCCCAGCCACACCTCAACCTTCTGTAGCCATGACTCCAGAACATCTGTAAATACAAACATCggtcacaacaaacaaacaaacaaacaaacccagcCAAACCTCAACCTTCTGTAGCCATGACTCCAGAACATCTGTAAATACAAACATCAGGtcataacaaacaaataaacaaacaaacaaacccagcCACACCTCAACCTTCTGTAGCCATGACTCCAGAACATCTGTAAATACAAACATCAagtcacaacaaacaaacaaacaaacaaaccagccACATCTCAACCTTCTGTAGCCATGACTCCAGAACATCTGTAAATACAAACATCAagtcacaacaaacaaacaaacaaacaaaccagccACATCTCAACCTTCTGTAGCCATGACTCCAGAACATCTGTAAATACAAACATCAggtcacaacaaacaaacaaacccagcCACACCTCAACCTTCTGTAGCCATGACTCCAGAACATCTGTAAATACAAACATTTGGTGACAAGGCAGATGCAAAAACACCTAGCAATTAGAATGGTAACATTGGCACATagctgctctgtttattcttactaaAATAAGATCATATAAATGGTGACCAgctcctccagctctgtcctgccacttgctacatcatgtaatcgaacaccacggGGTGTCTGCTACATtatcagtaaccatggtgacagccgtctggtccaagTCATTTGTTTGGGGAAGAAatggagcaaaaacaatgtttcccttctgtgaaggaaAACATAACTATCAAAACATGATTCACACATGactgatgtttaaaaaaaatccttctAAGTTAGTG contains the following coding sequences:
- the LOC118419742 gene encoding uncharacterized protein LOC118419742 isoform X2 translates to MASRDASTRSANVEAGSETNARLSAAVSAYGAEMEPTVLPEQWSLVEQWHMERREPVESKSLHDFPRRVTGPKKYEKPSEDSDTSSEPFGDDRGASGEVGEPSASSEDIRLLSDEKPT
- the LOC118419742 gene encoding uncharacterized protein LOC118419742 isoform X1, translated to MASRDASTRSANVEAGSETNARLSAAVSAYGAEMEPTVLPEQWSLVEQWHMERREPVELWRSSVSNQISNLKNRLSKSLHDFPRRVTGPKKYEKPSEDSDTSSEPFGDDRGASGEVGEPSASSEDIRLLSDEKPT
- the LOC118419742 gene encoding uncharacterized protein LOC118419742 isoform X4, which encodes MEPTVLPEQWSLVEQWHMERREPVELWRSSVSNQISNLKNRLSKSLHDFPRRVTGPKKYEKPSEDSDTSSEPFGDDRGASGEVGEPSASSEDIRLLSDEKPT